One genomic region from Candidatus Scalindua japonica encodes:
- a CDS encoding CheR family methyltransferase: protein MEKKKIVKKKIPASKKIKKPVTSKKTGKAEITKNKAPLNVDKVLSKKITTLKNAGTVLIKDNSSKSTNGTKSFPIVGIGASAGGLEALEGFFVSMPSQSNIAIIVIQHLAPRYKSIMGSLLKKYTKMKIFEIKDGMKVDPNSIYLNPPDNDVAIMSGTLQLIEPLKSHALRLPIDSFFRSLSEDQGKMAIGIVLSGTGTDGTLGLKAIKSEGGMAMVQDEGQAKYDSMPRSAINTGLVDYILPVEKMPDELARYVKHPYIEKDAITGTTEQKYQNNVTKVLIQIRSKTGHDFSHYKQNTIRRRIERRMAVHQIDKISHYLDYIRENPLEVTTLYKDLLIGVTNFFRDPDAFDILEKEIISEILKTRKGDNIRVWVPGCATGEEAYSIAVIFAELIEKSQKHFNIQIFGTDIDEDAIEYARAAIYPESIAADISKERLKRFFVKEDSTYKVNKQIREMLVFATQSLIKDPPFSRLDLVSCRNVLIYMDSVLQKRILPVFHYTLNKDGYLFLGSSETIGEHSDLFSTMNSKWKIYKRQGELADRTIGYPITENVELSRELPVVEGRKYLKETNIYQMAEREILDKYAPPFVLINDKHEILYVNGKIHKYLLTPSGVPVFNILKMAHEDLRYKLTSVLHKLGNKQEAIVSRGLKVRDNGNFRTVDLTVKPFSPGKDTDGMIMVIFEEKEPPEKPAKRKTTSGRTRKEDPQITNMKQELKSAKEYLQATIEELETSNEELKSANEEMQSTNEELQSTNEELETSKEEQQSTNEELETVNSELQNKVSELSRANNDLNNLLASTDIATIFLDTKLSIVRFTPSLTKLFNVLPSDLNRHIGDITAKFNSDTLYQNAETVLNTLVQTEQEIQANDGSRYSVRILPYRTVENLIDGIVLTFVDITNVTKLRIKEQAFREYAENLVETVREPLVVLDSCLRVVSANRSFYQTFKVAVQETEGRFIYDLGNRQWNIPKLRKLLEEVLPEKKIINDFEVEHIFESIGEKTMILNARQVIREEEGRLILLAIEDVTERNKAEKEKIDEIKSVTVFPDKNPNPVLRVKRDGIIVYANNACEPLLSEWNTEVNNPIYEDLMQTVKNVLRSGKAKEIQVTAGSTIFSLQFVPVAGTDYVNVYGIKSTRK, encoded by the coding sequence ATGGAAAAAAAGAAAATTGTAAAAAAAAAAATTCCTGCTTCCAAAAAAATAAAGAAACCCGTTACTTCTAAAAAAACAGGTAAAGCTGAAATAACAAAAAATAAGGCACCTCTTAATGTAGATAAAGTGTTATCTAAAAAGATAACAACACTAAAGAACGCAGGCACCGTTCTCATCAAAGACAACTCAAGCAAAAGCACGAACGGTACTAAATCTTTTCCTATTGTCGGTATCGGGGCTTCTGCGGGTGGGCTTGAAGCGCTAGAGGGTTTTTTTGTAAGTATGCCTTCTCAATCCAACATTGCCATTATAGTTATCCAGCACCTTGCACCCAGGTACAAGAGCATCATGGGTTCTCTCCTGAAGAAATATACAAAGATGAAGATATTTGAGATAAAGGACGGAATGAAGGTTGATCCGAACAGCATCTATCTCAATCCCCCTGATAATGATGTGGCTATTATGAGCGGTACCTTACAGTTGATCGAACCCCTGAAGTCCCATGCACTCAGACTGCCTATTGACAGTTTTTTTCGTTCACTTTCAGAAGACCAGGGCAAAATGGCAATTGGTATTGTCCTTTCCGGTACGGGGACAGATGGTACACTGGGGCTGAAGGCGATCAAGAGTGAGGGAGGAATGGCCATGGTACAGGATGAAGGCCAGGCAAAATATGACTCTATGCCAAGAAGCGCCATAAACACTGGCCTTGTTGACTATATCCTCCCCGTAGAAAAGATGCCGGATGAGCTTGCCAGATATGTTAAACATCCATATATTGAAAAGGACGCAATTACCGGTACCACTGAGCAGAAATACCAGAACAATGTAACAAAGGTACTCATTCAGATCCGCAGCAAAACAGGTCATGACTTTTCCCACTATAAACAGAATACTATCCGCAGGAGAATTGAGAGGCGGATGGCCGTGCACCAGATAGACAAGATATCACACTATCTCGATTATATTCGTGAAAACCCGTTAGAAGTGACAACCCTTTACAAAGATCTTCTTATAGGGGTAACAAATTTCTTCAGAGATCCCGATGCGTTTGATATCCTGGAAAAAGAGATAATATCTGAAATCCTAAAGACCAGAAAGGGTGACAATATACGTGTATGGGTTCCCGGTTGTGCCACCGGAGAGGAGGCGTATTCCATAGCTGTTATCTTTGCGGAACTCATTGAAAAGTCGCAAAAGCACTTCAATATTCAGATATTTGGTACCGATATAGATGAAGACGCCATAGAGTATGCGCGAGCGGCTATTTATCCGGAGAGTATTGCGGCAGATATATCGAAGGAGAGACTAAAACGTTTTTTTGTAAAAGAGGACAGTACCTATAAGGTAAACAAACAGATCCGTGAGATGTTGGTATTTGCCACCCAAAGCCTGATAAAAGATCCTCCTTTCTCCAGGCTGGATCTGGTCTCATGCAGAAACGTCCTGATCTATATGGACTCTGTGCTACAGAAAAGAATACTGCCGGTTTTTCACTATACACTGAATAAGGATGGATATCTGTTTTTAGGTTCTTCAGAGACTATCGGAGAACATTCAGACCTTTTTTCAACAATGAATTCTAAGTGGAAGATCTATAAACGGCAGGGAGAGCTTGCAGACAGAACCATTGGATATCCTATTACTGAGAATGTGGAACTTTCCAGGGAATTACCGGTTGTTGAAGGCAGGAAATATCTGAAGGAGACTAATATATATCAGATGGCAGAAAGGGAGATCCTGGATAAATACGCTCCGCCGTTTGTCCTGATTAATGATAAACACGAAATCCTTTATGTTAATGGCAAGATACATAAGTACCTGTTGACACCTTCGGGTGTACCTGTCTTTAATATCCTGAAGATGGCACACGAAGACCTGCGCTACAAGCTGACTTCCGTTCTCCATAAACTGGGCAATAAACAAGAGGCTATTGTCAGCAGGGGGTTGAAGGTGAGGGATAATGGTAATTTCCGAACGGTCGATCTGACCGTTAAACCCTTTTCTCCAGGAAAAGATACCGATGGGATGATAATGGTCATTTTTGAGGAAAAGGAACCTCCTGAAAAGCCCGCGAAGAGGAAAACAACCTCGGGTAGGACCAGAAAAGAAGACCCGCAGATAACAAATATGAAACAGGAGCTGAAGTCTGCAAAAGAGTATCTGCAGGCAACGATCGAAGAACTGGAGACATCCAACGAAGAGCTCAAGTCTGCTAATGAAGAGATGCAGTCTACCAATGAGGAGCTTCAGAGTACCAATGAGGAGTTGGAAACCTCTAAAGAAGAGCAACAGTCCACAAATGAGGAGCTGGAAACGGTAAACTCTGAACTCCAGAATAAGGTAAGCGAACTCTCACGCGCCAATAACGACCTCAACAATCTTCTTGCAAGCACTGATATTGCTACTATTTTCCTTGATACCAAACTGAGTATAGTACGCTTTACCCCTTCATTGACAAAGTTATTTAATGTGCTGCCGTCAGATCTTAACCGTCATATTGGTGATATTACTGCAAAATTCAACTCCGATACGCTCTATCAGAATGCGGAAACAGTGCTGAATACATTAGTTCAAACAGAGCAAGAGATCCAGGCCAATGACGGCAGCCGTTATAGTGTACGTATTTTACCCTATCGTACAGTTGAAAATCTCATTGATGGTATCGTATTGACGTTTGTGGATATAACGAATGTTACTAAGCTGAGAATTAAGGAGCAAGCGTTTCGTGAATATGCGGAGAACCTTGTTGAAACGGTGCGTGAGCCTCTTGTTGTGTTGGACTCCTGCCTGCGTGTAGTATCTGCAAACAGATCATTCTATCAGACATTCAAGGTTGCAGTACAAGAAACAGAAGGCAGATTTATTTACGATCTTGGGAATCGTCAATGGAATATTCCAAAGCTACGGAAATTATTGGAAGAAGTACTACCGGAGAAGAAAATTATAAATGATTTTGAAGTTGAGCATATTTTTGAATCTATTGGTGAAAAAACTATGATACTCAATGCACGGCAAGTAATTCGAGAAGAAGAAGGAAGATTAATTCTTCTGGCCATAGAGGATGTCACTGAGCGGAACAAAGCAGAAAAAGAAAAAATAGATGAAATAAAAAGCGTTACTGTATTTCCTGATAAAAATCCTAACCCCGTGCTACGAGTTAAAAGAGACGGCATTATTGTATATGCCAACAATGCCTGTGAGCCTTTATTAAGTGAATGGAATACAGAGGTTAATAACCCAATATATGAAGACTTAATGCAAACAGTAAAGAATGTATTACGCTCTGGAAAAGCCAAAGAAATTCAGGTTACAGCGGGTAGTACAATCTTCTCATTACAGTTTGTACCGGTAGCCGGAACAGATTATGTTAATGTTTATGGTATTAAAAGTACCAGAAAATAA
- a CDS encoding PAS domain-containing protein, whose amino-acid sequence MKRENPDEKKSPELRKKAEKKLSHETIDIEKLSEADVRKLAQKLQVYQIELDLQNKELRMSQQKLEASRDRYSRLYDFAPVGYLTISEKGLVLEANLTYALMLGLERGSLIKNDCQILLPGKIKIYFIFITNMF is encoded by the coding sequence ATGAAGAGAGAAAATCCTGACGAGAAAAAATCGCCTGAACTTCGTAAAAAAGCAGAGAAAAAGCTCAGTCATGAGACAATAGATATAGAGAAACTCTCAGAGGCAGACGTCCGCAAACTGGCACAAAAGCTCCAAGTGTATCAGATAGAGCTGGATTTGCAGAATAAAGAGCTCAGGATGTCACAGCAGAAACTTGAAGCTTCAAGAGACAGGTATTCAAGGTTATATGATTTTGCTCCGGTTGGGTATCTTACCATTAGTGAAAAAGGATTAGTTCTTGAGGCTAATCTAACATACGCCTTAATGTTAGGTTTGGAGCGAGGTTCGTTAATAAAAAACGATTGTCAGATTTTATTGCCAGGGAAGATCAAGATATATTTTATCTTTATCACAAACATGTTTTAA
- a CDS encoding PAS domain-containing sensor histidine kinase, with protein MMKKDGTQFYAQLESEIEFDQNGHQCRIIITDITIQKRGEESLRQQFHINKTITDNAASCLFMMDKQGYPTFMNPAAEAVTGYTLDQICAMPLHDSIHHHHPDGRPYPKCNCPIDNAEAEMKGYEDIFIRRDGTFFPVICYIAPLEEKGKDVGCVLEFHDVTEQKKVERELLKHKEQLETLVDERTKALEEKVLKLNKSEKALLYMLEDMKYVSKKLKQRSAELEASNEELNTFSYSVSHDLQAPLRGIDGFSKILITEYADVLDEQGKSHLQRIRKATMKMSHLINDLLSFSRISSYKTRYESLDLSQKVGSIAIELKEASEAGHRVDFIIQEGVVAYGDNKLLNIVLDNLLQNAWKFTAKKPRAKIEFGVTHVNGEEVYFIRDNGVGFDMKYAGKLFGTFQRLHSEKEYMGTGIGLATVRRIINRHGGQVWAEGQEEKGAIFYFKLPGIKKK; from the coding sequence ATGATGAAAAAGGATGGTACTCAATTCTATGCACAACTGGAAAGTGAAATAGAGTTTGATCAAAATGGCCATCAATGCAGGATAATCATAACTGACATCACTATACAAAAGCGGGGGGAGGAGTCTCTCCGGCAGCAATTCCATATCAATAAGACTATTACGGACAATGCCGCATCATGCCTTTTCATGATGGACAAACAAGGCTATCCTACATTTATGAATCCCGCTGCCGAAGCGGTAACGGGCTACACACTGGATCAGATCTGTGCAATGCCGCTTCACGATTCAATTCACCACCATCATCCTGACGGAAGACCGTATCCAAAGTGTAATTGTCCCATTGACAATGCCGAGGCGGAAATGAAGGGTTACGAGGACATATTTATTCGCAGGGACGGTACCTTTTTCCCCGTGATCTGTTATATTGCGCCGCTGGAGGAGAAAGGTAAAGATGTTGGTTGCGTTCTGGAATTTCACGACGTAACCGAACAGAAGAAAGTGGAGAGAGAGTTGCTAAAACACAAAGAACAATTAGAAACTCTTGTCGATGAAAGGACGAAAGCATTAGAAGAAAAAGTTCTGAAATTAAACAAAAGCGAAAAAGCCCTGCTCTATATGCTTGAGGATATGAAATACGTTTCTAAGAAGCTAAAACAACGCTCTGCAGAACTTGAAGCATCTAACGAAGAGCTGAATACTTTCAGTTACTCGGTTTCACATGACCTGCAGGCGCCATTAAGAGGTATAGATGGTTTTAGCAAGATACTCATCACGGAATATGCAGATGTTCTTGATGAGCAGGGAAAATCACATCTGCAGCGTATACGTAAAGCAACCATGAAAATGTCACATCTCATCAACGATTTGTTATCGTTCTCACGTATATCCAGCTATAAAACAAGATATGAGTCTCTTGATTTAAGCCAGAAAGTCGGGAGTATCGCAATAGAACTTAAGGAGGCTAGTGAGGCTGGGCACCGGGTAGATTTTATTATACAGGAAGGAGTTGTTGCTTATGGGGACAATAAATTGTTGAATATTGTACTTGATAATTTATTACAAAATGCCTGGAAGTTTACGGCAAAAAAACCCAGGGCAAAGATAGAGTTCGGGGTTACACATGTTAATGGTGAAGAGGTATATTTTATTCGAGATAACGGCGTTGGTTTCGATATGAAATATGCAGGCAAGCTCTTTGGTACCTTTCAGCGTCTGCATTCCGAGAAAGAGTATATGGGAACCGGGATCGGTCTGGCGACGGTCAGACGCATCATAAATCGGCATGGTGGACAGGTATGGGCCGAAGGGCAGGAAGAAAAAGGTGCAATTTTTTATTTTAAACTTCCAGGTATAAAAAAGAAATGA
- a CDS encoding response regulator gives MKKEIRVLLVEDNSDDVIFILNVLKAQKNICNDIDVVTDGAEALDYLFKERDSGHHYKHILPTFIIMDIKLPKVNGLEVLQKIRADERTAFIPVILLTSSTHQGDLINGYKYGCNSYVSKPIEFEQFAETVKNIGLYWSLVNETPSL, from the coding sequence ATGAAAAAAGAAATTAGGGTTTTATTGGTAGAAGATAATTCAGACGATGTTATTTTTATATTGAATGTATTAAAAGCGCAGAAAAATATTTGCAATGATATTGATGTGGTTACTGATGGTGCAGAAGCCCTGGACTACCTATTTAAGGAGAGGGATTCTGGACACCATTATAAGCATATCTTACCAACATTTATCATTATGGATATAAAACTGCCCAAAGTGAATGGGTTGGAGGTATTGCAGAAAATACGCGCTGACGAACGGACAGCATTTATTCCTGTTATCCTTCTGACTTCGTCAACACACCAGGGAGACCTGATCAATGGTTACAAATATGGTTGTAACAGCTATGTATCGAAACCCATAGAGTTTGAACAATTTGCTGAAACGGTGAAAAATATCGGATTATACTGGTCGCTGGTGAATGAAACACCATCATTATAA
- a CDS encoding PAS domain-containing protein yields MKKEHPDEKKPSELHKKAEKKIKPETIGIKKLSDAEVRRLAHKLQVCQIELEMKNEELRKTRLASEELCRKYLALYDYAPVGYLTIDHNGLIIDANLTLATMLGIERGFLINKLLSAYITREYKDKYYLYRRKNYEKLLHNSCELKMVKKGGAAFHVQLKCEVARDSDENPKFWKVIVTDITRQKWLGEELKKSERRLNETQRLAKTGSWEYSLENKQITWSNGQYKIFGYEPAEFELTYHNIVKAVHPNDRKTFLENNRRSINENKSYSYEYRIIRPDGAVLYLHSKAILIKDDSGKLLKMQGTSVDVSEQKQAALKLKETQRQLESLVDKRTRELKGRVAELERYHDATVDRELRIKELRDENEKLKDRLKKRDEI; encoded by the coding sequence ATGAAGAAAGAACACCCTGACGAAAAAAAACCGTCTGAACTTCACAAAAAAGCAGAGAAAAAAATCAAACCTGAAACAATAGGTATAAAAAAACTCTCTGATGCAGAAGTACGCAGACTGGCACACAAGCTTCAGGTATGCCAGATAGAGTTAGAGATGAAGAATGAAGAACTCAGAAAGACCCGGTTAGCGAGTGAAGAGCTATGCCGGAAATATTTAGCCCTATACGACTACGCCCCGGTTGGATATTTGACTATTGATCATAATGGATTAATTATTGATGCCAATCTTACACTGGCAACAATGCTGGGCATAGAACGCGGCTTTCTGATAAATAAACTACTGTCCGCATACATCACCAGAGAATATAAGGACAAATACTATCTATACAGAAGGAAAAATTATGAAAAGTTATTACATAATAGTTGTGAATTAAAGATGGTTAAAAAGGGTGGGGCCGCATTCCATGTACAGCTCAAATGTGAGGTGGCAAGGGATTCAGATGAGAATCCCAAATTCTGGAAAGTAATTGTAACTGATATCACCAGGCAAAAATGGCTTGGTGAAGAATTGAAAAAAAGTGAAAGGCGTCTCAACGAAACTCAGCGTTTGGCTAAAACAGGAAGTTGGGAGTATAGCCTTGAAAACAAACAAATTACATGGTCTAATGGACAGTATAAAATTTTTGGATATGAACCAGCAGAATTTGAGCTTACCTATCATAACATTGTTAAAGCGGTTCATCCGAATGACCGTAAAACTTTTTTAGAAAATAACCGCCGTAGTATTAATGAAAATAAATCATATAGTTATGAATATAGAATAATTCGGCCTGACGGTGCCGTGTTGTACCTTCATTCAAAAGCAATACTAATAAAGGACGATTCAGGAAAGTTACTTAAGATGCAGGGAACATCCGTGGATGTATCTGAGCAGAAGCAAGCCGCGTTAAAGTTAAAAGAAACTCAAAGACAATTGGAATCTCTTGTCGACAAAAGGACCAGAGAATTGAAGGGAAGAGTAGCTGAACTGGAACGTTATCATGACGCCACCGTGGACCGCGAACTGAGAATAAAGGAACTGCGGGATGAAAACGAGAAACTTAAGGATAGATTGAAAAAAAGGGATGAGATATAA